GTCGACGGTTTCCTGGGAGTCCTTTTTGTTGGTGCCGATGACTCCGGTCGGCCCCCGCTTGATCCATCCGACCACGTATTCGTTGCGGCGGCCTTGCACCCGGCCGCCGGTGTTGGGGATGGTCGCGCTCTTTTCGTCGAACGGCAGCCCCGGCGTGGGCAGGCCGCGATAGCCGACCGAGCGCACGACCAGTTGTACCGGTAGCTCCTCGCGTTCCCCGGTGTCCTTGGCCGACACCCGCCCGCTCTCGTCGGCGACCAATTCGTTGCGACCGAGCACGATTGACTCGACCCTCTCGTCGCCTTTGATCTCGATCGGAGATGTGAGGAAGCGGAAGACCATCCGACGGTGTCCCGGGCGGGGTTCGCGGTTGGCGTAGTCGCGCAGCACCTTGATGTTCTGCTTGGTGGTTTTGCCGGCGGCCTCCGCATCCTCGTCGCTGATGCCCTCGAGCTGTGCGGGATCGACGATGATGTCGACCCCTTCCAGGTCGGCGAGCTCACGCAACTCCAGCGTGGTGAACGCGGTCTGCAGGGGCCCGCGCCGGCCGACGATCACCACTTCTTCCACGCCGCGTGGGCGCAGCGATTCCAGCGCGTGGTCGGCGATATCGGTGGCTGCCAATGCGTCTGGGTCGGTGATCAGAATGCGTGCGACGTCGAGTGCTACGTTGCCGTTGCCGATGACCACGGCCCGGGCGCCCGAGAGGTCGGGCGAGATCTGCTCGAAGTTCGGGTGCGCGTTGTACCAGCCGACGAAATCGACGGCCGCGACACTGCCGGGCAGCTCCTCGCCCGCGATGTTGAGGGAACGATCGGATTGCGCCCCGACCGCGTAGACCACGGCGTCGTACTGCTCAGCGAGTTCGGCGGCCTCGACGTGCTCGCCGACCACCACGTTGCCGAAGAACCGGAAGCGGGGATC
The DNA window shown above is from Mycobacterium sp. Aquia_216 and carries:
- a CDS encoding FAD-dependent oxidoreductase, coding for MRPFHVAIVGSGPSGFFAAASLLKAADTSDEIDVNVDMLEMLPTPWGLVRSGVAPDHPKIKSISKQFEKTAGDPRFRFFGNVVVGEHVEAAELAEQYDAVVYAVGAQSDRSLNIAGEELPGSVAAVDFVGWYNAHPNFEQISPDLSGARAVVIGNGNVALDVARILITDPDALAATDIADHALESLRPRGVEEVVIVGRRGPLQTAFTTLELRELADLEGVDIIVDPAQLEGISDEDAEAAGKTTKQNIKVLRDYANREPRPGHRRMVFRFLTSPIEIKGDERVESIVLGRNELVADESGRVSAKDTGEREELPVQLVVRSVGYRGLPTPGLPFDEKSATIPNTGGRVQGRRNEYVVGWIKRGPTGVIGTNKKDSQETVDTLINDLTGAAELSDFPDDHADKLADWLASRQPKLVTSAHWDTIDRHERTAGEPHGRPRVKLPSLEELLRISHG